In a genomic window of Mucilaginibacter sp. KACC 22063:
- the namA gene encoding NADPH dehydrogenase NamA translates to MAQLFSPLKIKDIELRNRIAVSPMCEYSSTDGFATDWHLVHIGSRAVGGAALIISEAIAVSPEGRITYADLGIYKDEHIDKLKEITDFVHQHGAYMGLQLAHAGRKASHERPWDERGKQILPDYANGWETVSASAVPFIPEEVAPIALDKAGIEKVKADFKAATERALKVGIDVIELHAAHGYLLHQFYSPLSNQRTDEYGGSFENRIRLLLEVVDSVKQVWPDEKPLFVRISATDWTEGGWTIEDSVKLATVLKEKGVDLIDTSTGGNVLAKIPLKPGYQIEFAEQIKKESGIMTGAVGLITESKQANEIIETEQADLVFIARELLRDPYFPLRAAHELGQDITWPVQYERAKWH, encoded by the coding sequence ATGGCACAGTTATTTTCACCTTTAAAAATAAAAGACATTGAATTGCGAAACCGCATAGCGGTATCGCCAATGTGCGAATATTCCAGCACCGACGGTTTTGCTACAGACTGGCACTTGGTGCATATAGGCAGCAGGGCAGTAGGCGGCGCAGCGCTGATTATCAGTGAAGCTATCGCGGTTTCACCCGAAGGGCGTATTACTTATGCCGATTTGGGCATCTACAAAGACGAGCACATAGATAAGCTTAAAGAGATTACTGATTTTGTGCACCAGCATGGCGCATATATGGGCTTACAACTGGCACACGCAGGCCGTAAGGCAAGCCATGAGCGCCCGTGGGACGAAAGAGGTAAACAGATATTACCCGACTACGCAAACGGCTGGGAAACAGTATCAGCAAGTGCCGTGCCTTTTATACCTGAAGAGGTTGCACCCATAGCACTGGATAAAGCTGGTATTGAAAAAGTAAAAGCAGATTTTAAAGCAGCTACAGAACGAGCATTAAAAGTTGGCATCGACGTAATTGAACTGCATGCTGCGCATGGGTATTTATTACACCAGTTTTATTCGCCATTAAGTAACCAGCGAACTGACGAGTATGGCGGTAGCTTTGAGAACAGGATCCGTCTGCTATTGGAAGTGGTAGATAGCGTAAAGCAGGTTTGGCCTGATGAAAAGCCTTTGTTTGTACGCATTTCTGCAACCGATTGGACCGAGGGCGGCTGGACAATTGAGGACTCAGTAAAGCTGGCAACTGTATTGAAAGAAAAAGGCGTAGACCTGATTGATACTTCTACCGGGGGTAACGTTTTAGCAAAAATTCCGTTAAAACCAGGTTACCAGATTGAGTTTGCAGAGCAGATAAAAAAGGAAAGCGGAATTATGACCGGAGCCGTTGGCCTGATCACAGAATCAAAACAGGCGAATGAGATCATTGAAACTGAACAGGCTGACTTGGTTTTCATTGCGCGGGAACTACTGCGTGACCCATATTTTCCGTTACGTGCGGCGCATGAGTTAGGGCAGGATATTACCTGGCCGGTACAGTATGAACGCGCTAAATGGCATTAA
- a CDS encoding class I fructose-bisphosphate aldolase, with translation MKTQELIETVQALIHTDRGLLAMDESTGTCNQRFAALNIPQTEEYRRKYRELIVTTPGLSEAISGAILFDETVYQTTADGTPFMEILKRNGIIPGIKVDESTMDLAGFPGEKITKGIDGLPERLGKYYELGNRFAKWRAVITIGKGIPTDACINANTHLLARYAAMCQQAGIVPIVEPEVLMDGSHSIDDCYNATKRSLHSLFNQLYEQNVYLPGLILKPNMVVSGKDAQVQASVEDVADATVNCFLDNVSASTGGIAFLSGGQLPELAAAHLNAMEVKYKERMPWGLTYSFSRAIQQPALDYWAGKDENVEHAQQLLHETALLAKKARAGQL, from the coding sequence ATGAAAACACAAGAATTAATTGAAACCGTGCAGGCCCTGATCCATACCGACAGGGGGCTGCTTGCTATGGACGAAAGTACCGGCACCTGCAACCAACGTTTTGCTGCACTTAACATCCCGCAGACAGAAGAATATCGCCGCAAATACCGCGAGCTGATTGTGACCACTCCTGGGTTAAGTGAGGCCATTAGCGGCGCTATTTTATTCGATGAAACAGTTTACCAAACCACTGCCGACGGCACTCCATTTATGGAGATATTAAAACGGAACGGAATAATCCCCGGCATTAAGGTGGACGAAAGCACGATGGATCTGGCCGGTTTTCCGGGTGAAAAGATTACAAAAGGAATTGATGGCCTGCCCGAAAGGCTGGGTAAATACTATGAACTGGGCAACCGTTTTGCGAAATGGCGTGCCGTTATTACCATAGGCAAAGGCATCCCAACCGATGCCTGTATCAACGCTAACACACATCTTTTGGCCCGATACGCGGCTATGTGCCAGCAGGCGGGCATTGTACCTATTGTAGAACCTGAAGTATTGATGGATGGCAGCCATAGTATTGACGACTGTTATAATGCAACTAAGCGATCATTACATTCGCTTTTTAACCAACTTTACGAGCAAAACGTTTACCTGCCCGGTTTAATATTAAAGCCTAACATGGTGGTATCCGGCAAGGATGCACAAGTACAAGCCAGCGTTGAAGACGTGGCAGATGCTACTGTAAATTGCTTTTTAGATAACGTATCTGCTTCTACAGGCGGCATTGCATTTTTATCAGGTGGGCAATTGCCAGAATTAGCAGCTGCACATTTAAATGCTATGGAAGTTAAATACAAAGAACGCATGCCATGGGGCTTAACTTATTCATTTTCGAGGGCGATACAACAACCTGCGCTTGATTACTGGGCTGGCAAAGATGAAAATGTTGAACATGCACAACAGTTGTTGCATGAAACAGCATTGCTTGCAAAAAAAGCAAGGGCTGGGCAATTGTGA
- the galB gene encoding beta-galactosidase GalB, which produces MLSHRRPLKTLIFLALLTITFHLHAQTGRTVVDFDKGWRFHLGDAPEAKTAAYADKNWRLLDLPHDWSIEGTFSKDNPAKAEGGALPGGIGWYRKTFTIPAGDKGKLIYIDFDGVYQKSEVWINGHHLGFRPNGYISFRYGLTPYLKIGGSNTIAVKVDNSVQPNSRWYSGSGIYRHVWLVKTNPVAVDLWGTYVTTPRVNNQEAEVKVSTRIRTIYPNAKFKAVTSVIDPQGKQVASAVSNDLKVMDSVSTLNQSFTIKTPQLWSVDHPSLYKATTRIYVNNQLVDTYTTPFGIRYFDFDADKGFSLNGKPLKILGVCDHHDLGSLGAAVNTRALERQLQILKAMGCNGIRTSHNPPAPELLDLCDKMGFIVMDEAFDCWRKQKVEYDYHLYFDKWHKRDLVDQLLRDRNHPSVMMWSIGNEIPEQGDSTGTAIARELAGIVRQYDNRPITDANDQPYAKNSIIRSGAVDLIGYNYHHRDYVKFHEIFLGAKFIGTETTSALETRGYYDMPSDSIRRWPAQWNKPFTNPNGNVVSAYDNVSAPWGSTHEETWKLIKKYDYLSGMYIWTGFDYLGEPTPYTWPSRSSYFGIIDLAGFPKDLYYMYQSEWTNKPVLHIFPHWNWQPGKTVDVWAYYNNADEVELFLNGKSLGIKKKQGDDLHVMWRLKFEPGTLKAVSRLNGKTVLTRTINTAGKPAKIELTADRSTIKADGKDLSFVTVKVLDKDGNLVPDAEDKLTFKLNGQAFIAGVDNGDPVSHDPFKASWRKAFHGLALAIIQAKYKPGVATLTATGAGLQTANLKIVMK; this is translated from the coding sequence ATGTTATCACATCGTCGGCCTTTAAAAACGCTTATATTTTTAGCGCTTTTAACAATTACATTTCACCTGCATGCCCAAACAGGGCGCACGGTAGTTGATTTTGATAAAGGCTGGCGTTTCCATTTAGGGGATGCTCCGGAAGCAAAAACTGCCGCTTACGCTGATAAAAACTGGCGCTTGCTTGATCTGCCGCACGATTGGAGCATTGAGGGCACATTCAGTAAAGACAACCCTGCAAAAGCCGAAGGCGGCGCACTGCCGGGCGGCATTGGCTGGTACCGCAAGACATTTACCATACCTGCAGGCGATAAAGGCAAACTGATCTATATTGATTTTGATGGCGTTTATCAGAAAAGCGAGGTTTGGATCAACGGGCATCATTTAGGTTTCAGGCCTAATGGTTATATATCTTTCAGGTACGGGCTTACTCCTTACCTTAAAATAGGCGGCAGTAACACTATTGCCGTAAAGGTTGACAATTCGGTTCAGCCAAACTCGCGCTGGTATTCTGGCTCGGGTATTTACCGCCATGTATGGCTGGTAAAAACTAACCCGGTAGCAGTTGATCTTTGGGGCACCTATGTAACCACGCCCCGTGTAAACAATCAGGAGGCAGAAGTGAAAGTGAGTACACGCATACGTACCATATACCCTAATGCAAAATTTAAGGCAGTAACTTCGGTAATAGACCCACAAGGCAAACAGGTAGCCAGCGCAGTAAGCAATGATCTTAAAGTGATGGACTCAGTGTCGACACTTAATCAGTCTTTTACCATCAAAACACCGCAACTATGGTCTGTAGATCATCCATCTCTATATAAAGCCACCACACGCATCTATGTAAATAACCAACTTGTCGATACCTATACCACACCATTTGGTATCAGGTATTTTGATTTTGATGCAGATAAAGGTTTTAGCCTTAATGGCAAGCCTTTAAAAATCTTAGGTGTTTGCGATCACCACGATCTTGGCAGCCTTGGTGCAGCGGTAAACACCCGCGCACTTGAACGCCAGTTACAGATTTTAAAAGCAATGGGTTGCAACGGTATCCGCACATCGCACAATCCGCCTGCGCCGGAACTGCTTGACCTGTGCGACAAAATGGGCTTTATTGTAATGGACGAGGCTTTTGATTGCTGGCGCAAACAAAAGGTTGAATACGATTATCACCTTTACTTTGATAAATGGCATAAACGCGACCTGGTTGACCAGCTACTTCGCGACCGTAACCACCCAAGTGTAATGATGTGGAGCATCGGCAATGAGATACCCGAGCAGGGCGACTCAACAGGTACAGCCATTGCACGCGAACTGGCAGGCATTGTACGCCAGTACGATAACCGCCCAATTACGGATGCAAACGACCAGCCTTATGCTAAAAATTCGATCATACGTTCTGGTGCGGTTGACCTTATAGGCTACAATTATCACCACCGCGATTATGTGAAGTTCCATGAGATTTTCCTTGGTGCAAAATTTATCGGTACAGAAACAACATCGGCGCTGGAAACACGAGGATATTATGATATGCCTTCAGACAGTATCCGCCGCTGGCCTGCACAGTGGAATAAGCCTTTTACCAACCCTAATGGCAATGTAGTTTCGGCTTATGATAACGTGTCGGCGCCATGGGGATCAACGCATGAGGAAACCTGGAAACTGATCAAAAAATATGATTACCTGTCGGGTATGTACATCTGGACAGGCTTTGATTACTTAGGAGAACCAACACCTTACACCTGGCCATCACGCAGTTCGTATTTTGGCATTATAGACCTGGCTGGTTTCCCTAAAGACCTGTACTATATGTACCAAAGCGAGTGGACTAATAAGCCGGTACTGCACATCTTCCCGCATTGGAACTGGCAGCCGGGCAAAACGGTTGATGTTTGGGCATACTATAACAATGCCGATGAAGTAGAGCTGTTTCTGAATGGTAAATCGCTTGGTATTAAAAAGAAACAAGGCGACGACCTGCACGTCATGTGGCGTTTAAAATTTGAACCGGGCACATTAAAAGCGGTATCTCGCTTAAACGGCAAAACTGTTTTAACGCGTACTATAAATACTGCCGGTAAGCCAGCTAAAATAGAATTAACGGCTGACAGAAGTACCATTAAAGCAGATGGCAAAGACCTATCGTTTGTAACCGTTAAAGTATTAGACAAAGATGGCAACCTTGTACCTGACGCCGAAGACAAGCTAACATTCAAGTTAAACGGGCAAGCCTTTATTGCTGGTGTTGATAACGGCGACCCGGTAAGCCATGATCCGTTCAAAGCCAGCTGGCGTAAAGCGTTTCATGGTTTGGCATTAGCTATTATACAAGCCAAATATAAACCCGGCGTAGCTACCTTAACTGCAACGGGTGCAGGTTTACAAACTGCTAATCTGAAGATTGTAATGAAGTGA
- a CDS encoding TldD/PmbA family protein translates to MKRKDFLYLSGMGLSAAMMPNIPVIGSPVNPEKALENVDVSLKKRMADVALNTAKSRGASYADVRIGRYLNQSVITREDKVQNIANTESYGMGVRVLADGCWGFAATNKMDNDSIAKAAELAVRIAKDNAKLLTTPVQLAPQKGYGEVNWKTPIQKNAFEVPIKDKVELLLAANNEALKLGANFINNSLFMINEQKYFASTDGSYIDQDIHRIWPSFTITKTDAKSGKFETRNSLGAPMGMGYEYLVPDSSTVINGIFPIFTTHYNMLEDARIATSQLDEKLKAKPIEPGKYDLILDPTNLFLTIHESVGHPTELDRVLGYEANFAGTSFLTLDKWKSGKFNFGSKIVNFVGDKTQPNALGTVGYDDEGVKCGKWDIIKDGVLVNYQTIRDQAHILGLEASQGCCYADDWSSIQFQRMPNVSLQPGKAKLSPAELIKNTEKGLYMFGRNSYSIDQQRYNFQFSSQLCYEINNGKITGMVSGAAYQANTQEFWNSCSAICDASDYRLGGSFFDGKGQPQQVSAVSHGCATTKFDKVNVINTSRRI, encoded by the coding sequence TTGAAAAGAAAAGACTTCCTATACCTTAGCGGCATGGGCCTTAGTGCGGCTATGATGCCCAATATTCCGGTGATTGGTTCGCCTGTAAATCCTGAGAAAGCGCTGGAAAATGTTGATGTATCGTTGAAAAAACGCATGGCCGATGTTGCTCTAAACACGGCAAAATCAAGAGGTGCCAGCTACGCCGATGTACGTATAGGACGTTACCTTAACCAGTCGGTTATCACGCGGGAAGACAAGGTGCAGAACATTGCCAATACTGAATCGTACGGAATGGGGGTGCGTGTGTTAGCCGATGGTTGCTGGGGCTTTGCAGCTACTAACAAAATGGACAATGACAGTATTGCGAAAGCTGCCGAACTTGCGGTACGCATTGCTAAAGACAATGCTAAATTACTAACGACTCCTGTTCAGCTTGCTCCACAAAAAGGTTATGGTGAAGTAAACTGGAAAACACCTATCCAGAAAAATGCATTTGAAGTACCTATTAAAGATAAAGTTGAGCTGCTTTTGGCTGCCAATAATGAAGCCTTAAAACTGGGTGCAAATTTCATAAACAACTCGCTGTTTATGATTAACGAGCAGAAGTATTTTGCTTCTACAGATGGCTCATACATTGATCAGGACATTCACCGCATTTGGCCAAGCTTCACCATCACCAAAACCGATGCAAAAAGTGGCAAGTTTGAAACGCGCAATTCATTAGGCGCACCAATGGGTATGGGTTACGAATACCTGGTTCCTGACAGTTCAACAGTAATTAACGGCATATTCCCTATTTTTACTACGCATTACAATATGCTGGAAGATGCCCGCATTGCCACCTCTCAGTTAGATGAAAAACTGAAAGCCAAACCGATTGAACCCGGCAAATACGACCTGATACTTGATCCGACTAACTTGTTCCTGACCATTCACGAGTCGGTTGGCCACCCTACCGAACTGGACCGCGTACTTGGCTACGAGGCGAACTTTGCAGGTACCAGCTTTTTAACATTGGATAAATGGAAGTCGGGCAAGTTTAACTTTGGCAGTAAGATTGTAAACTTTGTAGGCGACAAAACTCAACCCAATGCATTAGGCACAGTAGGCTATGATGACGAAGGGGTGAAATGCGGCAAGTGGGACATCATTAAAGATGGTGTACTTGTAAATTACCAAACCATACGCGACCAGGCGCATATCCTGGGGCTTGAGGCTTCACAAGGTTGCTGCTACGCCGACGACTGGAGTTCTATTCAGTTTCAGCGCATGCCTAACGTAAGCCTGCAACCGGGTAAAGCAAAGCTTAGTCCGGCAGAGCTGATTAAAAACACCGAGAAAGGCCTATATATGTTTGGCCGTAACTCTTACTCTATCGATCAGCAGCGTTACAATTTTCAGTTCAGTAGCCAGCTTTGCTATGAGATCAATAACGGTAAAATTACAGGCATGGTTAGCGGGGCTGCCTATCAGGCCAATACACAGGAGTTCTGGAACTCGTGCTCGGCTATTTGCGATGCCAGCGATTATCGCTTAGGAGGTTCATTCTTTGACGGTAAGGGCCAGCCGCAACAGGTAAGCGCCGTATCGCACGGATGTGCAACAACTAAGTTTGACAAAGTAAATGTGATCAATACCAGCAGGAGGATCTGA
- a CDS encoding TldD/PmbA family protein → MAILSQEEAQALMKKALSYSKADECEINFSGSNSGNIRYARNSVSTSGAVSTTSMVISSAFGKKLGVVTLNEYDDKSIETAVRRSEELAQLAPENPEYMPFLGPQTYGPTNPKLYDQKTAEMTPKQRADMVEASLNVAKESKLTAAGFLQNTGSFSAMMNSHGLFAYNKYSDINFSITMRTPDSLGSGYATKDYEDFNDMDTLKLTKIAAQKASGSVTAKAIEPGKYTVILEPAAGIVLLENLYGSLDARSADEGRSFLSKAGGGTRLGEKLVDERVNIYSDPADPRLPTSTWSGDGQPQQKVNWIEKGVIKNLYYSRYWAQKKGVKPMPGPGGVIMEGGEGSIEDLIKSTEKGILVTRLWYIREVDPQTLLYTGLTRDGTFYIENGQIKFPVKNFRFNESPVIMLNNLEALGKPERTVSGESFQSALIPPMKIRDFTFSSLSDAV, encoded by the coding sequence ATGGCTATACTAAGTCAGGAAGAAGCGCAGGCTTTAATGAAGAAGGCGCTTAGCTACTCAAAAGCCGATGAATGCGAAATAAACTTTAGTGGTTCAAACAGCGGTAATATTCGCTATGCGCGCAACTCGGTTTCAACAAGCGGAGCAGTTAGCACAACCAGTATGGTTATTTCTTCTGCTTTCGGTAAAAAATTAGGTGTTGTTACTTTAAATGAATACGACGATAAGTCGATAGAAACTGCAGTGCGCCGTTCTGAAGAACTGGCACAGCTGGCACCGGAAAACCCGGAATACATGCCGTTCTTAGGGCCGCAAACTTATGGGCCGACTAACCCAAAGCTTTACGATCAGAAAACTGCGGAGATGACACCTAAGCAGCGTGCAGATATGGTAGAGGCAAGCTTAAATGTGGCAAAAGAAAGTAAGCTTACTGCTGCTGGATTTTTGCAAAATACAGGCAGTTTCAGCGCCATGATGAACTCGCACGGTTTGTTTGCTTATAATAAGTATTCTGACATTAACTTCTCGATCACCATGCGTACACCAGACAGCCTTGGCTCTGGCTATGCGACAAAAGATTACGAGGACTTTAATGATATGGATACCCTTAAGCTTACAAAAATTGCTGCGCAAAAGGCAAGCGGTTCTGTAACTGCAAAAGCTATTGAGCCGGGTAAATATACCGTGATCCTGGAACCGGCAGCCGGTATCGTTTTGCTGGAAAACCTATATGGCAGCCTTGATGCACGTAGCGCAGATGAGGGCCGCAGCTTTTTAAGTAAAGCTGGTGGCGGTACAAGGTTAGGTGAAAAACTGGTTGACGAACGGGTAAATATTTATTCGGATCCGGCGGATCCGCGTTTACCTACAAGTACTTGGTCGGGTGATGGCCAGCCGCAGCAAAAGGTAAACTGGATTGAGAAGGGGGTAATTAAAAACCTGTATTACTCGCGTTACTGGGCGCAGAAGAAAGGTGTTAAACCAATGCCTGGGCCGGGTGGAGTGATTATGGAAGGCGGCGAAGGTTCAATAGAAGATCTGATCAAAAGCACTGAAAAAGGTATTTTAGTTACCCGCTTGTGGTACATCCGCGAGGTTGATCCGCAAACTTTACTCTATACAGGCCTTACCCGCGACGGTACTTTCTATATTGAAAACGGGCAGATCAAATTCCCGGTGAAAAACTTCCGTTTCAACGAAAGCCCGGTAATTATGCTGAACAACCTGGAAGCGCTTGGCAAACCGGAGCGTACCGTAAGCGGCGAATCATTCCAAAGCGCATTGATACCGCCAATGAAAATCCGCGACTTTACATTCAGTTCATTGTCTGACGCAGTGTAA
- a CDS encoding TldD/PmbA family protein yields MKRKDFLYLTGMGFGGAMLSRIPVIGAPISQEAALQGGIDVALKKRMADVALNAARSKGATYTDVRIGRYLREFVVTRENKVQNVVNTESYGMGVRVLADGCWGFAATDRMDNDSIARAAADAVAIAKENARLQSEPVQLAPQKGYGEVSWKAPIEKNGFEVPIKDKVDLLLKVNDTAMKAGANYVTSIIFLVNEQKYFASTDGSYIDQDIHRIWPTFYATKIDQKSGKFITRNALSAPRGMGYEYLMPRDSDKIKGMPTMLYRDRYDMIEDAGLAGLQTGQKLAAKSVEPGKYDLILDPTNMWLTIHESVGHPSELDRVLGYEANFAGTSFLTLDKWKSGKFNFGSKNVNIVADKTQPGSLGAVGYDDEGVKCGKWDIIKDGTLVNYQTIRDQAHILGLNASQGCCYADSWNDVQFQRMPNISLQPGKAPLTPSDMIKNVEKGIYIIGDSSFSIDQQRYNFQFSGQLYYEVRNGKIVGMLNDVAYQSNTQEFWNSCSAVCDERDYRLGGSFFDGKGQPEQVSAVSHGSSTARFNGVNIINTARKI; encoded by the coding sequence TTGAAAAGGAAAGATTTTCTTTATCTCACCGGTATGGGCTTCGGAGGAGCCATGCTGAGCCGTATCCCTGTTATTGGTGCACCGATCTCACAAGAGGCAGCTTTGCAGGGCGGCATTGATGTTGCCCTTAAAAAACGTATGGCTGATGTTGCGCTTAATGCGGCACGGTCAAAAGGAGCAACGTACACTGATGTACGCATTGGCCGCTACTTGCGTGAGTTTGTGGTAACCCGTGAAAACAAAGTGCAAAACGTAGTCAATACCGAATCATACGGTATGGGTGTACGCGTACTTGCAGATGGATGCTGGGGTTTTGCCGCTACTGATCGTATGGACAATGATAGCATTGCACGTGCAGCAGCCGATGCAGTAGCTATTGCCAAAGAGAACGCACGCTTGCAAAGCGAACCCGTACAGTTGGCCCCGCAAAAGGGTTACGGTGAAGTGAGTTGGAAGGCGCCGATCGAGAAAAATGGTTTCGAAGTACCTATTAAGGATAAAGTTGACCTGTTGCTGAAGGTGAATGATACCGCAATGAAAGCGGGAGCGAACTATGTTACTTCCATTATTTTCCTGGTGAATGAGCAAAAGTACTTTGCCTCAACAGATGGCTCATACATTGATCAGGATATTCATCGTATATGGCCTACGTTTTATGCCACCAAAATAGACCAGAAATCGGGTAAATTTATTACCCGTAATGCCCTGAGCGCACCACGCGGAATGGGCTATGAGTATCTGATGCCGCGTGATAGCGACAAGATTAAAGGTATGCCTACCATGCTTTACCGCGACCGTTATGATATGATTGAGGATGCTGGGCTTGCAGGTTTGCAAACTGGGCAAAAGCTTGCTGCTAAATCTGTTGAGCCTGGTAAGTACGATCTGATCCTTGATCCTACTAACATGTGGCTTACCATCCACGAATCGGTTGGCCACCCTTCAGAGCTTGACCGTGTGCTTGGGTACGAGGCTAATTTTGCAGGTACCAGTTTCCTTACGCTTGACAAATGGAAATCGGGCAAATTCAACTTCGGTAGTAAAAACGTAAACATCGTTGCAGATAAAACACAGCCGGGTTCTTTAGGTGCTGTTGGTTATGATGATGAAGGGGTAAAATGCGGTAAGTGGGACATCATTAAAGATGGTACGCTTGTAAATTACCAGACGATACGCGATCAGGCACACATTCTCGGGTTAAATGCATCTCAGGGATGCTGCTATGCCGATAGCTGGAATGATGTACAATTCCAACGTATGCCTAATATATCCTTACAGCCTGGCAAAGCACCTTTAACTCCGTCTGATATGATCAAGAATGTAGAAAAAGGTATTTATATCATTGGCGATAGCTCTTTCTCTATAGATCAGCAGCGTTACAATTTTCAATTCAGCGGGCAGCTTTATTACGAGGTACGCAACGGTAAGATTGTAGGGATGCTTAATGATGTGGCTTACCAGTCGAACACACAGGAGTTCTGGAATTCATGTTCTGCCGTATGCGATGAGCGTGATTATCGCCTGGGCGGTTCGTTCTTTGACGGTAAGGGACAGCCTGAGCAGGTGAGCGCAGTCTCGCATGGTTCGTCTACCGCGCGTTTTAACGGAGTTAACATTATTAATACAGCAAGAAAAATCTAA
- a CDS encoding Gfo/Idh/MocA family protein, producing the protein MVKIGIIGCGRISHRFMQGLAAVVNAQYVGAWARRAENVQEFTAKYGGTAFSSAEELLASDIDAVYIATLPDSHAHYSTLALNAGKHVLCEKPSMVNLQQLEPVLALAKQKNLLFMEGMKPPFFPAYRKLREHLINDPIGDVAYVRAGSSVADLPPDHPNFSYEGIGGGIMAILPYEVFLAAEWLGNTLEMQTLGHIADNKVDMFAIIQSRHEKGYSQLYCGFDLHGKGDALIAGTQGHITIHKNWWNPQKVTIEYLDGRIVTLDEPFAAGGLNYETEHFCQLIQDGKTESPIITHHLSREMMRMLDLSRAQIGLRFPGE; encoded by the coding sequence ATGGTTAAAATAGGTATTATAGGCTGCGGCCGGATCTCGCATCGTTTTATGCAGGGTCTGGCCGCTGTTGTTAATGCACAATATGTTGGCGCATGGGCGCGCCGAGCCGAAAATGTTCAGGAGTTTACGGCAAAATATGGTGGTACGGCCTTTTCATCTGCTGAAGAGTTGCTGGCATCAGATATCGATGCTGTTTACATTGCAACCCTGCCCGATAGCCATGCCCATTACAGTACACTTGCGCTTAATGCAGGTAAGCATGTATTGTGCGAAAAGCCATCAATGGTTAACCTGCAACAGCTTGAGCCTGTATTAGCTTTAGCTAAGCAGAAGAACCTGCTTTTTATGGAAGGCATGAAACCGCCCTTCTTCCCGGCCTACCGTAAACTTCGCGAGCATTTGATCAATGATCCAATCGGCGATGTAGCTTACGTGCGTGCCGGTTCATCAGTTGCCGATTTACCACCGGATCATCCTAATTTTAGTTACGAGGGCATTGGCGGCGGCATTATGGCCATTTTACCTTATGAGGTTTTCCTGGCGGCTGAGTGGTTGGGCAATACGCTTGAAATGCAAACCCTTGGCCACATTGCCGACAACAAAGTTGATATGTTTGCCATTATTCAAAGCAGGCACGAAAAAGGTTATTCACAGTTGTATTGCGGTTTTGACCTGCACGGTAAAGGCGATGCTTTGATAGCTGGCACTCAGGGGCACATCACTATTCATAAAAACTGGTGGAATCCCCAAAAGGTCACTATCGAATATCTGGATGGCCGTATCGTTACTTTAGATGAACCTTTTGCAGCAGGCGGACTTAATTATGAAACCGAACATTTTTGCCAGTTAATACAAGACGGCAAGACTGAAAGTCCCATCATTACACACCACCTTTCGCGCGAGATGATGCGCATGCTCGATCTGTCACGGGCACAAATTGGATTACGGTTTCCCGGCGAGTAA